The genomic window CGCGTTATCGCATCCGGGCGCATCTAGAGAACCCTTGCGATGCAGAGCGTGCCGATTTACTCCACCTGGCAGGTCGATCCCTGGCGGCTCTTATCCCGCGTCGAACTGGTGACCGCGCTGGGCGAACTGGAGCGCAAGGCCAAGCGGTCGCTAAACACCAGGCTGAATCTGGTGATTGTCCGACTGGCCGGTTGCTGCGTGCTGCGGGTTTCGGAGATTGCCTGCCTGCGGCTCGACGACGTTCGGATGGAGGATGCTCGGCCTCACATATTGATTCGCGCCGATGTGTCGAAAATTCCGCGCGATCGGCGGATTCCGCTGTGGTGGGATCGAGATACGTTCGGCGATATTATGGCCTGGAAGGGGAGGCTCCTCAACAAGGGCGCTCGGTCCGACGATTTGTTCGTGTCTTCGATCCTAAATCGGACACGAGGCAAACGACTGACACGGCAGGCACTTCGGCAACGATTCCGGACGGCTTGCAAGGTGCTGGGCAAAACTTGTCTCGAATCGCTCACGATTCACGACGGCCGGCATACGTTTGTGAGCCATTCCCTGGCCGGAGGTCGCACGCTGGCCGAAGTTCGCGATGCGGCCGGGCATGCGAATGTGGTGACGACGTCGGCGTATTTGCATGCCAGCGTGGCAGAATACAATGCGACGTGCCTCCATGGCTGAAGTAGTCGTCCCTCAGGCGCGCTTGAGTCATTCATTTCGCAATATCGGGTGGTCCAGCGGAACGAGGACAAGAAACTGGTGACGCCGCTGACAGAGTCTGTGGATGATGCCGTCGAGCCGGTTTCGGGTGCAGGAAGCGCCACGGCACGATGCACTCGACGTGTTCCTGACGACGTACAGCGGCTGATGCAAATGCCGTGCGAGCAATAACAGCCATGACGCAACAAGGTCCAATGTAAGTGTGCCGGAAACAGCGGG from Planctomycetia bacterium includes these protein-coding regions:
- a CDS encoding site-specific integrase, with protein sequence MQSVPIYSTWQVDPWRLLSRVELVTALGELERKAKRSLNTRLNLVIVRLAGCCVLRVSEIACLRLDDVRMEDARPHILIRADVSKIPRDRRIPLWWDRDTFGDIMAWKGRLLNKGARSDDLFVSSILNRTRGKRLTRQALRQRFRTACKVLGKTCLESLTIHDGRHTFVSHSLAGGRTLAEVRDAAGHANVVTTSAYLHASVAEYNATCLHG